Proteins from one Streptococcus mitis B6 genomic window:
- the dltD gene encoding D-alanyl-lipoteichoic acid biosynthesis protein DltD, with product MLKRLWMIFGPVLIAGLLVCLLIFFYPAEMNHDLGAEKRSAVATTIDSFKERSQKVRALSDPNMRFVPFFGSSEWLRFDGAHPAVLAEKYNRSYRPYLLGQRGAASLNQYFGMQQMLPQLENKQVVYVISPQWFSKNGYEPAAFQQYFNGDQLTSFLEHQSGDQASQYAATRLLQQFPNVAMKDLVQKLASKEELSSADNEMIELLARFNERQASFFGQFLVRGYVNYDKHVAKYLKTLPDQFSYQAIEDVVKADAEKNTSNNDLGIENYFYNTQIKKDLKKLKDSQKNFTYLKSPEYNDLQLVLTQFSKSKVNPIFIIPPVNKKWMDYAGLREDMYQQTVQKIRYQLESQGFTNIADFSKDGGEAFFMKDTIHLGWLGWLAFDKAVDPFLSNPIPAPTYHLNERFFSKDWATYDGDVKEFQ from the coding sequence TCTGGGAGCTGAGAAGCGTTCGGCGGTGGCTACTACTATCGATAGTTTTAAGGAGCGAAGTCAAAAGGTCAGAGCCCTATCTGATCCAAATATGCGTTTTGTTCCCTTCTTTGGCTCCAGTGAATGGCTTCGTTTTGACGGTGCTCATCCTGCGGTATTGGCTGAGAAATACAACCGCTCTTATCGCCCCTATCTTTTAGGACAGAGGGGAGCTGCCTCGCTCAATCAGTATTTTGGGATGCAACAGATGCTGCCACAACTGGAGAATAAACAAGTTGTATATGTTATCTCGCCCCAGTGGTTTAGTAAAAATGGCTATGAGCCAGCAGCTTTTCAGCAGTATTTTAATGGAGACCAGTTGACCAGTTTTCTGGAACATCAATCTGGAGATCAGGCTAGTCAATATGCAGCGACTCGCTTACTGCAGCAGTTCCCAAACGTGGCTATGAAGGACCTGGTTCAGAAGTTGGCAAGTAAAGAAGAATTGTCGTCTGCAGACAATGAAATGATTGAATTATTGGCTCGGTTTAATGAACGCCAAGCTTCCTTTTTTGGTCAGTTTTTAGTTAGAGGCTATGTCAATTATGATAAGCATGTAGCTAAGTATTTAAAGACCTTGCCAGATCAGTTTTCTTATCAAGCTATAGAAGATGTTGTCAAAGCAGATGCAGAAAAGAATACTTCTAATAATGATCTGGGAATAGAGAATTATTTCTATAATACGCAGATTAAGAAGGATTTGAAGAAATTAAAGGATTCTCAGAAAAACTTTACCTACCTCAAATCACCAGAGTACAATGACTTGCAGTTGGTGTTAACCCAGTTTTCTAAATCCAAGGTAAACCCGATTTTTATCATTCCACCTGTTAATAAAAAATGGATGGACTATGCTGGTTTACGAGAAGATATGTACCAACAAACGGTGCAGAAGATTCGCTACCAGTTAGAAAGTCAAGGGTTTACCAATATAGCAGATTTTTCTAAGGACGGTGGGGAAGCTTTCTTTATGAAAGATACCATTCACCTTGGCTGGTTAGGTTGGTTGGCATTTGATAAGGCCGTTGATCCTTTCCTATCCAATCCCATCCCAGCTCCGACTTACCATCTGAATGAGCGTTTTTTCAGTAAAGACTGGGCGACTTACGATGGAGATGTCAAAGAATTTCAATAG